Proteins encoded within one genomic window of Dermacentor albipictus isolate Rhodes 1998 colony unplaced genomic scaffold, USDA_Dalb.pri_finalv2 scaffold_39, whole genome shotgun sequence:
- the LOC139052846 gene encoding uncharacterized protein: protein MYESSQAVVTKRVPERASTDWNGLNIPCTMKDGASCSLMKHRRELNKVLLGACLELGEDGRGKRGGAVLVARGEACTCHYSAYGPVQVSREARALALAERLLAEHRCITAIKFKVIWMSRASMRSAIKRNRFLKSITFCPAFLLSPRDDAIFLEMLNPVPQRHNVALNVNEFEEEWDFDVPVSGRLLCLGMDHLSALDMSYVEMTDTHACWLVRLLTENKSITELSVSEYVFGYRDGASNALFARYLAKEDCALRKLTLQTEFLYDGGLPLREIIDAVCNMNTLRELNADIVTASEVFISTVTLFAEVITRSATIRRLKLPSTLCECSASSENPNLQFPDPQAARCMESLCQALQKQNSTLSWLCIGMQNFGEGECHAFFRAVADNKALNTVVVDTLPCIDRLDRVSRTIREQGLDDRVVVKGQRAHGNARQLQQCPQICNATINAVIRIGNLPRSIIPSLHVVSGCHHITSLCVKCSSCERNEYSALTAYIRGATALTEVYIEVAASKVLWASPERRHVEGELVSALASNTKLVRVNLKGLQLSYDDLNVLARGASSSLSLTEFTVSPHCIIYNGYDVFRRDCSAHVTEAFLEEANRKEGALADILEVARKNASAILDAADFVLGEQIGVEGARALELMRDHPRLLERVMEGADVTKAEAKKRIRSALLRVRRSSIDEFMTMTGIVKEAVQCLSHPGARRLQLTDIGHDCWLHIRSFLKIADVVSR from the exons ATGTATGAATCCTCGCAAGCTGTCGTCACGAAACGTGTACCCGAAAGGGCCAGCACCGACTGGAATGGGTTGAACATTCCGTGCACCATGAAGGATGGTGCGAGCTGCAGCTTAATGAAGCACCGTCGCGAGTTGAACAAGGTCCTCCTAGGTGCTTGCCTAGAGCTTGGGGAAGATGGGCGAGGAAAGAGAGGAGGTGCCGTCCTAGTCGCGCGTGGTGAGGCATGCACTTGCCATTACTCTGCATACGGCCCGGTGCAAGTCTCACGCGAAGCGAGGGCACTGGCTCTTGCTGAGCGTCTACTcgccgagcatcgctgcatcacagcgaTAAAATTCAAGGTGATTTGGATGAGTCGCGCCTCGATGCGTTCAGCAATAAAGCGCAATCGCTTTTTGAAAAGCATTACCTTCTGCCCAGCATTTCTATTATCACCTCGCGATGACGCAATCTTTCTCGAAATGCTAAATCCTGTCCCACAGCGTCATAATGTCGCCCTCAACGTCAATGAGTTCGAGGAGGAATGGGATTTCGACGTGCCCGTGTCCGGAAGGTTGCTCTGCTTGGGCATGGATCATCTGAGCGCACTGGACATGTCATATGTTGAAATGACTGATACCCATGCGTGTTGGCTGGTCCGCCTGCTCACTGAAAACAAGAGCATCACTGAGCTGAGTGTCTCAGAATACGTGTTCGGCTACCGCGACGGAGCCTCTAACGCGCTGTTCGCCAGATACCTCGCGAAAGAAGACTGCGCGCTGCGAAAACTGACTCTCCAAACGGAGTTCCTTTACGACGGAGGGTTGCCCCTGAGGGAAATCATCGATGCAGTCTGCAATATGAACACACTGCGGGAACTCAACGCGGACATCGTCACGGCTAGCGAAGTATT CATCAGTACGGTCACCCTCTTTGCCGAAGTCATCACACGCAGTGCCACAATACGGCGGCTGAAGCTACCTTCGACGTTATGCGAATGTAGTGCGTCATCGGAGAATCCAAATCTCCAATTTCCGGATCCCCAAGCCGCGAGGTGCATGGAGTCCTTGTGCCAAGCCCTGCAGAAACAGAACTCGACGCTCAGCTGGCTCTGCATCGGCATGCAGAATTTTGGAGAAGGAGAGTGCCACGCCTTCTTCCGTGCAGTTGCGGACAACAAGGCACTGAACACGGTGGTCGTCGACACCTTGCCCTGCATCGACAGACTCGACAGAGTCTCCAGAACTATACGAGAGCAaggactcgatgaccgcgttgtTGTCAAGGGACAAAGGGCGCACGGCAACGCAAGGCAGCTGCAGCAATGCCCGCAAATCTGCAATGCAACAATCAATGCGGTGATCCGAATTGGAAACCTCCCGCGCTCAATAATCCCATCTTTACACGTTGTCAGTGGTTGCCATCACATAACTTCGCTGTGTGTTAAATGCAGTAGCTGCGAACGCAATGAGTATTCCGCCTTGACAGCATATATAAGGGGCGCTACCGCGCTCACTGAGGTATACATAGAAGTGGCTGCCTCGAAGGTCCTTTGGGCCAGCCCGGAGCGTCGGCATGTGGAGGGAGAACTGGTGTCAGCTCTCGCTTCTAACACCAAGCTAGTCAGGGTCAACCTCAAGGGATTGCAGCTGTCGTACGACGACTTGAACGTACTCGCGCGAGGCGCTAGCAGCAGCCTCAGCCTCACCGAATTCACCGTGAGTCCTCATTGCATCATTTACAACGGGTATGATGTCTTCAGGCGCGACTGTTCTGCACACGTGACGGAAGCGTTCCTCGAAGAAGCCAACCGCAAGGAAGGCGCACTGGCGGACATCCTG GAAGTGGCCAGGAAGAATGCATCCGCCATCTTGGACGCTGCAGACTTCGTGCTGGGCGAACAAATTGGCGTCGAGGGTGCGCGCGCCCTCGAGCTGATGCgtgaccacccgcgtctcctcgaaagggtgatggaaggtgctgacgtcacAAAGGCCGAAGCCAAGAAGAGGATCCGCAGCGCCCTGCTCCGCGTCCGCAGGAGCAGCATTGACGAATTTATGACAATGACTGGCATCGTCAAGGAGGCGGTGCAGTGCCTCAGTCATCCCGGTGCCAGGAGGCTTCAGCTCACCGACATTGGCCacgactgctggctccacattcgaagtttcctgaagatagcggacgtcGTGTCACGCTGA